From Lusitaniella coriacea LEGE 07157:
AGAAAGCCCGAACAACAACAGCAACGAGTGAGATTACAACAGAAAATTATTCCCGCGATCGCGCTCCTTGCTCTCCCAGCCCTTTTTAGCCAGAATCTTCAAGCCGAAACCCTTGAAAACTGGAAATTTGACCCCAATACCAACCAACTCGAACTGTGGTTGAGCGCAAGCGTTACACCCCTTTATTACGTCGAAACCAATCCCCCTCGAATTATCATCGACCTCCCCAATACGACCGTTGCAACTCTACCTCCCCCTCAGAATTATCCCAACAACCTAAGCCGCATCACCCTTTCTAACTCCGGCACGGGGAATTCCCGCATCGTTCTCGAACTCTCCCCGAACGCGATGCTCTCCCCCCAACAGGTGCAACTCCAAAAACAACAGAGCAACGCAGGGGTAACCTACTGGGTTTTGCGCCCTTCCATCCTCTCTCAACCCCGGAACGTCGCGACCCCCGCACCGAGCAATTCAGCACCCGTAACCGTTACCGTTCCGCCCCTCGATCGCGCCACAACCCCTCCCAATCCTCCCCCTCAGACTCCTGTTCCTTCCAGAGACGCGAAAACACCCGTTATTGAATTTGGTCAACCCTTGCCCAAAACTCAGGTTAAATAACCCTCTCAATCCGGAATACCGATCATGACTGAGCTACAGCTACACATACACATTGAGGGGCAACCCGATAGCACAGTCAAGGTTGCTAAAGATGAATTCATTATCGGTCGCTTGCAAGATTGCGATCTTTGCCTGAATTTCTCTGCGATTTCTCGCTATCACACCCGTTTTTTTAAAAACGACACAGGAGACTGGCACATCGAAGACTTAGGCAGTACGAACGGAACCCTACTCAACCAAGTTCAGGTTAAATCTCCGCGCAAAATTGCTCACAACGATTTCGTCCAATTAG
This genomic window contains:
- a CDS encoding AMIN domain-containing protein yields the protein MRKRRKPEQQQQRVRLQQKIIPAIALLALPALFSQNLQAETLENWKFDPNTNQLELWLSASVTPLYYVETNPPRIIIDLPNTTVATLPPPQNYPNNLSRITLSNSGTGNSRIVLELSPNAMLSPQQVQLQKQQSNAGVTYWVLRPSILSQPRNVATPAPSNSAPVTVTVPPLDRATTPPNPPPQTPVPSRDAKTPVIEFGQPLPKTQVK